A single genomic interval of Longimicrobium sp. harbors:
- a CDS encoding DNA recombination protein RmuC, whose translation MTTEILLYVAIALLVACAGLLIALLRRVRRPDAKLLETRLASVREEVALSREQGGREGHLLRAEVSQSLTGIRDEVFQHLGVMSARQQEQLAAVLGALQQMDESARAGSSRLREEVGATLKGVGDSVVRTMGELSAAQKAQLDGVTAQVGTLAATVEGKLEQIRSDNTEKLEQVRQTVDEKLQGVLEQRLGESFRSVSAQLEQVHRGLGEMQTLASGVGDLKKVLANVKVRGTWGEMQLGKLLAEVLAPEQYAANVATNEYSGMRVEYAIRLPGHDLGPVWLPIDAKFPLEDYQRLIDAQEAGDLDAADAAARQLEQRVRASAKEICVKYLNPPQTTDFAIMFLPTEGLYGEVVRRPGLLDALQRESRVIVAGPITLWAILNSLQMGFRTLAIQQRSSEVWKVLGGVKTEFARFGEVLAKVKKKLESASREMDQADRRTRAIERRLRDVQELPAEAAEGIIPVDSLVLATGDDADLEAA comes from the coding sequence ATGACCACCGAGATCCTCCTCTACGTGGCGATCGCGCTGCTGGTGGCGTGCGCCGGCCTGCTCATCGCCCTGCTGCGCCGCGTGAGACGGCCGGACGCGAAGTTGCTGGAGACGCGGCTGGCGTCCGTGCGCGAGGAGGTCGCGCTGTCGCGCGAGCAGGGCGGGCGCGAGGGGCACCTGCTGCGCGCCGAGGTATCGCAGTCGCTCACGGGGATCCGCGACGAGGTGTTCCAGCACCTGGGGGTGATGTCGGCACGGCAGCAGGAGCAGCTGGCGGCGGTGCTCGGCGCGCTGCAGCAGATGGACGAGTCGGCGCGCGCGGGCTCCAGCCGGCTGCGCGAGGAGGTGGGCGCCACGCTCAAGGGCGTCGGCGACTCCGTCGTGAGGACGATGGGCGAGCTCTCCGCCGCGCAGAAGGCGCAGCTCGACGGCGTCACCGCGCAGGTGGGCACCCTCGCCGCCACCGTCGAGGGGAAGCTGGAGCAGATCCGCAGCGACAACACGGAAAAGCTCGAGCAGGTGCGGCAGACGGTCGACGAGAAGCTGCAGGGCGTGCTGGAGCAGCGGCTGGGCGAGAGCTTCCGCTCGGTGAGCGCGCAGCTGGAGCAGGTGCACCGCGGGCTGGGCGAGATGCAGACGCTGGCCAGCGGCGTGGGCGACCTGAAGAAGGTGCTGGCCAACGTGAAGGTGCGCGGCACCTGGGGCGAGATGCAGCTGGGCAAGCTCCTGGCCGAGGTGCTGGCGCCCGAGCAGTACGCCGCCAACGTGGCCACCAACGAGTACAGCGGGATGCGCGTCGAGTACGCGATCCGGCTCCCCGGGCACGACCTGGGGCCGGTGTGGCTTCCCATCGACGCCAAGTTCCCGCTGGAAGACTACCAGCGCCTGATCGACGCGCAGGAGGCGGGCGACCTCGACGCCGCCGACGCCGCCGCGCGGCAGCTGGAGCAGCGCGTCCGCGCCAGCGCGAAGGAGATCTGCGTCAAGTACCTGAACCCGCCGCAGACCACCGACTTCGCCATCATGTTCCTGCCGACGGAGGGCCTCTACGGCGAGGTGGTGCGCCGTCCCGGGCTGCTCGACGCGCTGCAGCGCGAGTCGCGGGTGATCGTCGCCGGGCCCATCACGCTCTGGGCGATCCTGAACAGCCTGCAGATGGGCTTCCGCACGCTGGCCATCCAGCAGCGCTCCAGCGAGGTGTGGAAGGTGCTCGGCGGCGTGAAGACCGAGTTCGCCAGGTTCGGCGAGGTGCTGGCCAAGGTGAAGAAGAAGCTGGAGTCCGCCAGCCGCGAGATGGACCAGGCCGACCGCCGCACGCGCGCCATCGAGCGCCGGCTGCGCGACGTGCAGGAACTCCCCGCCGAGGCCGCGGAAGGCATCATCCCCGTCGACTCGCTGGTCCTCGCGACGGGCGACGACGCGGACCTCGAGGCGGCCTAG